The nucleotide window TAAAATGTCTTTACAGTGTACCAGGTGGTCTCACCGGTCTCCGGGTTTGTTTCTTCGCTAAAAAATTTACCTGTCATCCCACGCCTATTTGTCACCGCATATTTAATCATTCTGTTTGCAGCAATATAGGCTACTTCACTTTAGTAGGGCGCACTTCTATTTTGCTTGGTAAAACATTAGGGTTCATTTTCAACAGATCTACTACGATTTGTCCAAGATCAGCGGGTTGAATTTTCCATGCATCTTCCTCATTTGGAATATGCCCGTTAAACTCGGAGCTCACTGAGCCAGGCATAATCGTTGTACATTTTATACCGTAACTGCGCAGATCGAGCATCGCCGCCTGCGTAAACCCAACCACCCCAAATTTTGATGCATTATATCCTGCTGCCTGGGCAAAGAAATTGGTTCCAGCCAGTGAAGCCATGGAGATGTAATAACCCTTATTTTGTTTTAACTGGTCAACGGTTGCTTTTAAAGTATGAAATACGCCAGTCAGGTTGGTATCGATCATGGCATTCCAGTCCTCCAGTGTCAGCTCGTCGACCGGGGCAAACTTCCCTATACCCGCAT belongs to Niabella yanshanensis and includes:
- a CDS encoding SDR family oxidoreductase yields the protein MMQNIENKVAYITGGTKGIGLGIARALMENGVKVAISGRNIQAAEVAKQTLGSENVLVLQADVRNFEDEVRAVEQVIKTFGKLDVVIANAGIGKFAPVDELTLEDWNAMIDTNLTGVFHTLKATVDQLKQNKGYYISMASLAGTNFFAQAAGYNASKFGVVGFTQAAMLDLRSYGIKCTTIMPGSVSSEFNGHIPNEEDAWKIQPADLGQIVVDLLKMNPNVLPSKIEVRPTKVK